A window of the Sabethes cyaneus chromosome 1, idSabCyanKW18_F2, whole genome shotgun sequence genome harbors these coding sequences:
- the LOC128746185 gene encoding zinc finger protein 808-like — protein sequence MSNVSSKSKCASAESTTSSTNADSKRSSLISLSSKSIVLEKNGEKKILKKIKLKTHPKTPVIKSLTPEIREKDAKKFVCTFCPSTFSSHDHLRIHFLKHGNQANDSRQTFEGSERSRSSHEPAIVLIECEWCPETFTSMSKAIEHKYRKHNYESKNYFCTLCGRLFPLKVALEQHQSLEHANDKEINVPRLDYICGFCGTAFISHSALALHIKTAHNLEKRMIDHPFVPIPSKKVRLNQAGEIFSIYYCHLCGSEYMVKFNLLKHIEDHHSFEERCAAPEELLKCSTCDSMFYTKKAFDTHNIHHKPEDLYATSEEHRLHIVARVDQDYDFRRVPTAIDKALGSLAGSSGSNSATTLAKNHRKKTKKGIVSSSRSGNVNSGDSSSSSTGVTTSTDGVTVLDLNQINVAEAGSFEAALSVMLGE from the exons ATGTCGAATGTGTCTTCAAAAAGTAAATGTGCATCTGCTGAATCAACAACTAGTTCTACTAATGCCGACTCAAAGCGGTCGTCATTAATTTCTCTCTCTTCGAAGTCCATTGTTTTAGAGAAAAACGGCGagaaaaaaattcttaaaaaGATTAAATTGAAAACTCACCCGAaaacacctgtaataaaaagtTTAACGCCAGAGATACGAGAGAAGGACGCGAAAAAATTCGTATGTACATTTTGCCCCTCGACATTCAGCAGTCATGATCATCTTAGAATTCATTTCCTTAAACATGGAAACCAAGCGAACGATTCACGACAAACTTTTGAAGGCTCAGAGCGTAGCCGTTCCAGCCATGAACCAGCAATTGTACTAATAGAATGCGAGTGGTGTCCAGAAACGTTCACGTCGATGTCGAAAGCAATTGAACACAAATACCGCAAGCATAATtacgagagtaaaaactatttcTGTACACTCTGCGGAAGGCTTTTCCCGTTGAAGGTAGCACTTGAACAGCACCAAAGCTTGGAACATGCAAATGACAAAGAGATAAAT GTTCCCCGGCTAGACTATATATGTGGATTCTGTGGAACAGCATTTATTTCGCATTCGGCTTTAGCACTACACATTAAAACTGCACACAATTTAGAGAAACGGATGATAGATCACCCATTTGTTCCAATACCGTCAAAAAAAGTACGTCTTAATCAGGCTGGAGAAATTTTCTCTATTTATTACTGTCACCTGTGCGGATCGGAATATATGGTAAAGTTTAACCTTTTAAAGCATATCGAGGACCATCACTCGTTCGAAGAGAGGTGCGCGGCTCCAGAAGAGCTGCTAAAATGCAGCACATGTGATTCAATGTTTTATACTAAGAAAGCTTTCGATACGCACAACATACACCACAAGCCGGAAGATTTGTATGCAACAAGCGAAGAACATCGATTACACATTGTAGCCCGAGTAGATCAGGATTACGACTTCCGACGAGTACCGACGGCCATCGATAAGGCACTGGGTTCCCTAGCCGGATCTAGCGGATCAAATTCGGCCACGACACTAGCCAAAAACCAtcggaagaaaacgaaaaaaggcaTAGTTAGTTCCAGTAGAAGTGGAAATGTAAATTCCGGGGACAGCAGTAGTAGTAGCACCGGTGTTACGACCAGCACCGACGGAGTCACCGTTCTAGATCTGAATCAAATTAATGTGGCCGAAGCTGGTAGCTTCGAAGCAGCGTTGAGCGTTATGCTGGGCGAGTGA